A stretch of Candidatus Marsarchaeota archaeon DNA encodes these proteins:
- a CDS encoding MBL fold metallo-hydrolase translates to MKIRFFGGAHEVGRSAILIEDERNIMLDYGLKIDHETEFPIGSPKVDLAVVSHAHLDHSGCMPALYNEASIPTFGTRPTLRLAGLLLEDSLKLSHRNHTRLNYHKKQLGTFNSRYVAIDYGSRASFGNYDITLSDAGHISGSAVTLVERMKGRDNRRIVYTGDFKLQPQLLHTGAKIVKGDTLIIESTYATREHPDRQKLIKGFIEGIKETLDNRGTALVPSFAVGRAQELLAILQQGGLAERTYVDGMAREATRIVMAHSTYINNAKLLGEAVNSSTFIDGPGDRKGILDGPAVILTPAGMLNGGPALEYITKLNRNSRIFITGYQVDGTNGRNLVNTGRIDVDGERRKIGIPVSVYDFSAHAGKSDLYKYVRECAPNTVICVHGDPANTEAFAEELKGEGFDAYAPKVGDSIELAG, encoded by the coding sequence ATGAAAATACGATTTTTTGGAGGCGCACATGAGGTTGGGCGCTCCGCCATACTGATAGAGGACGAGCGCAATATAATGCTCGACTACGGACTGAAGATAGACCATGAAACTGAGTTCCCAATAGGCAGCCCCAAGGTCGATCTTGCGGTAGTATCGCATGCCCATCTCGACCACAGCGGGTGCATGCCGGCACTATACAACGAGGCTTCCATACCAACGTTCGGCACGCGGCCGACGCTGAGGCTCGCTGGGCTTCTGCTCGAGGATTCGCTTAAGCTCTCGCACAGGAACCACACCAGGCTGAACTACCACAAGAAGCAGCTCGGCACATTCAACAGCAGGTATGTCGCGATTGACTACGGCAGCCGCGCGAGCTTCGGGAACTACGACATAACGCTCAGCGATGCGGGACACATAAGTGGCAGCGCGGTGACGCTTGTGGAGCGCATGAAGGGCAGGGACAACAGGCGCATAGTATACACTGGCGACTTCAAACTGCAACCGCAGCTGCTGCACACAGGAGCCAAGATCGTGAAAGGCGACACGCTCATCATAGAGTCTACATATGCCACAAGGGAGCATCCAGACAGGCAGAAGCTCATTAAAGGCTTTATCGAGGGTATTAAGGAAACGCTCGACAATAGAGGTACCGCACTTGTGCCAAGCTTCGCGGTCGGCAGGGCGCAGGAATTGCTGGCGATCCTGCAGCAGGGCGGCCTTGCTGAACGTACGTACGTGGATGGAATGGCCCGCGAGGCCACGCGCATAGTCATGGCGCACAGCACCTACATAAACAACGCGAAGCTGCTCGGCGAAGCTGTCAATAGCTCCACATTCATAGACGGCCCAGGCGACAGGAAGGGCATACTCGACGGCCCCGCCGTAATACTCACGCCAGCTGGCATGCTCAACGGCGGACCTGCACTTGAATACATAACCAAGCTCAACAGAAACTCGCGCATCTTCATCACAGGCTATCAGGTCGATGGCACGAACGGCAGGAACCTGGTCAACACCGGCAGGATAGACGTAGACGGGGAGAGGCGCAAGATAGGCATACCAGTAAGCGTGTACGACTTCTCTGCGCATGCAGGCAAGTCCGACCTCTACAAGTACGTCAGGGAATGCGCACCTAACACTGTCATATGCGTGCATGGCGATCCTGCAAACACCGAGGCATTCGCGGAGGAGCTGAAGGGCGAAGGCTTCGATGCCTACGCACCAAAGGTGGGTGACAGCATAGAGCTTGCAGGCTAA
- a CDS encoding HEAT repeat domain-containing protein, producing the protein MGSNVKSKDTNSRLEVAKNSNTDAGTLKGLSKDTDEEVRWGVAGNPNTDAETLRELSKDEDRYVRWEIAENPNTDAETLRELSKDADEEVREWVAKNPNTDAETLRELSKDADADVRDWVAENPNTDAETLKGLSKDEDRYVRWEIAGNPNTDAETLKGLSKDEDRYVRWEIAGNPNTDAETLRELSKDTDEDVRGGVAKNSNTDAETLKGLSKDEDRYVRWEIAGNPNTDAETLRELSKDTDADARERATMNPNLYVRG; encoded by the coding sequence ATGGGGTCTAATGTAAAGAGTAAGGACACAAACAGCAGGCTGGAAGTTGCGAAGAATTCGAATACTGATGCTGGGACGTTAAAGGGATTAAGCAAGGATACAGATGAAGAGGTCAGATGGGGAGTTGCGGGGAATCCGAATACTGATGCGGAGACGCTGAGGGAATTGAGCAAGGACGAGGATCGATATGTCAGGTGGGAAATTGCGGAAAATCCGAATACTGATGCGGAGACGCTGAGGGAATTGAGCAAGGATGCTGATGAAGAGGTCAGAGAATGGGTTGCGAAGAATCCGAATACTGATGCGGAGACGCTGAGGGAATTGAGCAAGGATGCTGATGCAGATGTCAGAGACTGGGTTGCGGAAAATCCGAATACTGATGCTGAGACGTTAAAGGGATTGAGCAAGGACGAGGATCGATATGTCAGGTGGGAAATTGCGGGGAATCCGAATACTGATGCTGAGACGTTAAAGGGATTGAGCAAGGATGAGGATCGATATGTCAGGTGGGAAATTGCGGGGAATCCGAATACTGATGCGGAGACGCTGAGGGAATTGAGCAAGGATACAGATGAAGATGTCAGAGGAGGAGTTGCGAAGAATTCGAATACTGATGCTGAGACGTTAAAGGGATTGAGCAAGGATGAGGATCGATATGTCAGGTGGGAAATTGCGGGGAATCCGAATACTGATGCGGAGACGCTGAGGGAATTGAGCAAGGATACAGATGCAGATGCCAGGGAGAGAGCAACAATGAACCCCAACTTATATGTGCGTGGTTAA
- a CDS encoding CYTH domain-containing protein, whose amino-acid sequence MEFALDGRLGSAHSWVRVRTDGNETTLTFKQMRKNGGFEPMIEHEVKTADFAETVKIMGRLAKRECIYFENSREAYELDGAYITLDKWPKIPLYVEIEAPSNAQLKRIYKKLGIKGEFVGNVAIHGVYKRYGLDFLDVMRGNSTKLERLLKDD is encoded by the coding sequence ATGGAATTCGCCTTGGACGGCAGGCTGGGCTCCGCCCATTCATGGGTGCGGGTAAGGACCGACGGAAATGAAACAACGCTCACGTTCAAGCAGATGCGCAAGAATGGCGGCTTCGAGCCGATGATAGAACACGAGGTCAAGACAGCAGACTTCGCCGAGACTGTTAAGATAATGGGCAGGCTTGCTAAACGGGAATGCATATACTTTGAGAACAGCCGCGAGGCATACGAGCTTGACGGCGCGTACATCACCTTAGACAAGTGGCCGAAGATCCCTCTTTACGTGGAGATTGAGGCACCCTCAAATGCGCAGCTGAAGCGCATCTACAAAAAGCTCGGTATAAAAGGGGAGTTCGTCGGCAATGTCGCAATCCATGGTGTCTATAAGCGCTACGGCCTGGATTTCCTGGACGTAATGCGGGGCAATTCAACCAAGCTGGAAAGGCTGCTGAAAGACGACTGA
- a CDS encoding aminotransferase class III-fold pyridoxal phosphate-dependent enzyme has product MAIKITGRTRKLIERDRKIFLSTTRESYPFVADHGDGDLIYDMEGNRFIDFSSFISVYNFGVNANAEVRRAIVDQVGKLMHPAFTDYHAELPVKFGEELVKMFPRDFGRMFLSNSGTEANEAAIKFAQLFTKRSYIMAFYSAFHGRTKGSLALTASKAVQRTGFGPFSNTIHVPFAYCYRCPFKQTYPDCGFACVDYIRNYPLKDEVSGKEVAAFFVEPIQGEGGYIVPPKDYFKEIRKITYDNGMLLVADEVQSGYMRTGKFLALDHFGVTADIYTMAKSIAGGLPMGVTMVRKSLGDIPPGAHANTFGGNLVSVAAAYALLKHVKRNRRKLEAMAKSKGHRIMKRLEQMRDRYELVGDARGIGMMLAIELVRSKKGKEPAVKEREKVLEDAFSNGLIMLPAGESTIRIIPPLTMSVQHIDKGLDVLEDAIKSVNSAMLGKPGRKSGN; this is encoded by the coding sequence ATGGCAATAAAAATAACGGGCAGGACAAGGAAGCTGATTGAGCGTGATAGGAAGATATTCCTGTCAACTACACGGGAGTCGTATCCTTTCGTTGCCGACCACGGCGATGGGGACCTGATATACGACATGGAGGGCAACAGGTTCATCGACTTCTCGTCCTTCATATCCGTCTATAACTTCGGAGTCAATGCCAACGCCGAGGTGCGGAGGGCTATAGTCGACCAGGTCGGCAAGCTCATGCACCCTGCGTTTACAGACTATCACGCAGAGCTGCCGGTGAAGTTCGGCGAGGAGCTCGTCAAGATGTTTCCTAGGGACTTCGGGCGCATGTTCCTAAGCAATTCCGGCACGGAGGCCAACGAGGCTGCGATAAAGTTCGCGCAGCTGTTCACGAAGCGGAGCTACATAATGGCTTTCTACAGCGCCTTCCACGGTCGCACCAAGGGCTCACTGGCGCTTACGGCATCCAAGGCAGTTCAGAGGACAGGCTTCGGCCCGTTCTCGAACACGATACACGTGCCGTTCGCATATTGCTACAGGTGCCCGTTCAAGCAGACCTACCCAGACTGCGGGTTCGCGTGCGTCGATTACATACGCAACTACCCACTCAAGGACGAGGTAAGCGGCAAGGAAGTGGCTGCGTTCTTCGTGGAGCCGATACAGGGTGAAGGCGGCTACATAGTGCCCCCTAAGGACTACTTCAAGGAAATTAGAAAAATTACCTATGACAACGGCATGCTCCTAGTCGCAGACGAAGTGCAGAGCGGATACATGCGCACCGGCAAGTTCCTTGCCCTTGACCACTTCGGCGTAACAGCCGACATATACACTATGGCGAAGTCAATAGCAGGAGGGCTGCCGATGGGTGTTACCATGGTGAGGAAGAGCCTCGGCGACATACCTCCTGGAGCGCACGCCAACACATTCGGCGGCAATCTGGTATCTGTTGCGGCGGCATACGCGCTGCTGAAGCACGTCAAGCGCAACAGGCGCAAGCTCGAGGCCATGGCGAAGAGCAAAGGCCATCGCATAATGAAGAGGCTGGAGCAGATGAGGGACCGCTATGAGCTTGTCGGCGATGCGCGAGGCATTGGCATGATGCTGGCCATCGAGCTGGTGCGAAGCAAGAAAGGCAAGGAGCCCGCAGTGAAGGAGCGCGAAAAGGTGCTTGAAGACGCATTTAGCAACGGCCTGATAATGCTGCCTGCAGGCGAGTCAACAATACGCATAATACCGCCGCTTACCATGTCGGTGCAGCACATCGACAAGGGCCTTGATGTGCTTGAGGATGCGATAAAGTCGGTGAATTCAGCGATGCTTGGCAAGCCAGGCAGGAAATCAGGCAACTGA
- a CDS encoding acetate--CoA ligase family protein has translation MGKLLEYMNAYAMLHRHSIRALDAKYVGSPDDAVGFASSKPIVLKVISDKALHKSKNGLVKLDLSTERDVRSAYAELEKKARSLKPYKILAQKMVTGGLEIIVGGNTDLQFGKMILLGLGGIYVETFKDFALRVCPITRYDADSMIDQLRSRAIVAPDPKTKKMISDLLLNVSGLLIKEKAISELDLNPIILHGGTYDAVDLRVIEE, from the coding sequence ATGGGCAAGCTTCTGGAATACATGAATGCATACGCGATGCTGCATCGGCACAGTATAAGGGCTCTTGACGCAAAGTACGTAGGCAGCCCCGACGATGCAGTTGGGTTTGCTTCTAGCAAGCCCATAGTCCTGAAGGTCATCTCCGACAAGGCGCTGCACAAGAGCAAGAACGGCCTCGTGAAGCTCGACCTTTCCACAGAGCGCGACGTACGCTCAGCATATGCCGAGCTTGAGAAGAAGGCGCGCAGCCTCAAGCCGTACAAGATCCTGGCGCAGAAAATGGTAACTGGCGGCCTAGAAATAATAGTTGGCGGGAATACCGATCTTCAGTTCGGCAAGATGATCCTCCTTGGCCTCGGGGGCATATACGTTGAGACGTTCAAGGACTTCGCGCTCCGCGTCTGCCCAATAACGCGCTATGACGCAGACTCAATGATAGACCAGTTGCGTTCGCGTGCCATAGTTGCGCCAGATCCAAAAACAAAGAAGATGATTTCCGACCTTCTACTCAATGTGTCAGGCTTGCTCATCAAGGAAAAGGCAATAAGCGAGCTTGACCTAAACCCCATAATACTGCACGGTGGTACGTACGACGCGGTTGATTTGAGGGTAATAGAAGAATGA
- a CDS encoding acetate--CoA ligase family protein has protein sequence MATKYADLNPMLQPKSVAIIGASANPEKVGHVIMQNYINVGYSGKLYPVNIKAEGPILGFKSYRSVLDIKEKIDLAVIAVPAPAVPSVLEECGKAKTRTAVVVSGGFAEIGETALQEQLAKVAHKYSMPVLGPNCLGVMDLKSRIDTLFLPTFKIDKPQIGGVSFVSQSGAVGSVVLDLISHEGFGLAKFISYGNAAVVDEADILNYLANDDDTKVIIFYLEGVKRGKEFIEVARKATPKKPVVIIKGGTTEEGSKAVHSHTASLAGSVEAYRAVFKQFGFVEAENLEDLLYFAKIFDTQPLTTKNRIAIITNGGGIGVLATDALYNNSLKMAEISKESERILRKAMPPIVNVRLPLDLAGDADDKRFGIAIETLAEDPNVDAIMALVLFQTPGADSRVVAELIKYGTTGKKPLVVVSPGGSYTEAHKIMMESAGVPVYDSPSSAARSLAALINYSVYRENAAHSNGNKNNGQDKEAD, from the coding sequence ATGGCAACGAAATATGCTGACCTGAATCCGATGCTCCAACCGAAGAGTGTTGCGATAATAGGCGCATCTGCAAATCCCGAGAAGGTTGGGCATGTCATAATGCAGAACTACATAAACGTCGGCTATTCAGGCAAGCTCTATCCTGTCAACATAAAGGCTGAGGGCCCTATACTGGGATTCAAGTCGTACAGAAGCGTGCTTGACATTAAGGAGAAGATAGACCTGGCGGTGATTGCAGTGCCTGCGCCCGCGGTTCCAAGCGTACTCGAGGAGTGCGGCAAGGCCAAGACCAGGACCGCAGTTGTAGTAAGCGGCGGCTTCGCAGAGATAGGCGAGACGGCCCTCCAGGAGCAACTGGCTAAGGTTGCACATAAGTACTCCATGCCTGTGCTGGGCCCCAACTGTCTCGGGGTCATGGACTTGAAGTCAAGGATCGACACTCTCTTCCTCCCTACTTTCAAGATTGACAAGCCCCAGATAGGCGGCGTCAGCTTCGTCTCGCAGAGCGGCGCGGTCGGCAGCGTAGTGCTCGACCTGATCTCGCACGAGGGCTTCGGGCTCGCTAAGTTCATCAGCTACGGCAACGCAGCCGTGGTCGACGAGGCCGATATACTCAACTACCTTGCGAATGACGACGACACGAAGGTGATAATATTCTATCTCGAGGGCGTGAAGCGCGGCAAGGAGTTCATAGAGGTCGCGAGGAAGGCCACGCCAAAGAAACCCGTTGTAATAATAAAGGGTGGCACGACTGAAGAGGGCTCAAAGGCCGTCCACTCCCATACAGCGTCACTTGCCGGAAGTGTCGAGGCCTACAGGGCCGTTTTCAAGCAATTTGGGTTCGTCGAAGCCGAGAATCTGGAAGACCTGCTGTACTTCGCAAAAATATTTGATACACAGCCGCTTACGACAAAGAACAGGATTGCTATTATAACAAATGGCGGCGGCATAGGTGTACTTGCTACTGACGCACTGTATAACAACTCGCTGAAGATGGCGGAGATAAGCAAGGAGTCGGAGCGCATCTTACGCAAGGCCATGCCCCCTATAGTCAACGTGCGCCTGCCTCTCGATCTTGCGGGAGACGCGGACGACAAGAGGTTCGGGATAGCAATAGAGACGCTTGCAGAAGACCCTAATGTGGATGCCATAATGGCGCTTGTGCTGTTCCAAACTCCAGGAGCGGACTCAAGGGTTGTTGCCGAGCTGATCAAGTACGGCACTACGGGCAAGAAGCCCCTTGTTGTGGTAAGCCCTGGCGGTAGCTACACCGAAGCGCACAAGATAATGATGGAAAGTGCAGGAGTTCCGGTCTATGATTCGCCAAGCTCCGCGGCGAGGTCGCTTGCAGCACTCATAAACTATTCTGTTTATCGTGAGAACGCGGCGCATTCGAATGGCAATAAAAATAACGGGCAGGACAAGGAAGCTGATTGA
- a CDS encoding deoxyhypusine synthase produces the protein MAKSNGDLGKKALLAEGVKDIRLKKGMRVSELIAAMEKMGGFSGQHMIDGIHILDAMLKDKDSYNFLSFPADIVSTGLRGVLAGMVKHFDAIITTCGTLDHDIARAFGGKYSVGTFNVDDTKLHSMGIYRLGNVFIENKEYGKMLEDSFRKVMDDIYASKDYKGEYSPSELINEFGKRITDEHSILRQAYLHNVKIFNPGIVDGAFGTQLAIFAQDHDFKLNVIKDELELSNISFDNKVTGALMMGGGISKHHVIWWNQFKGGLDYAVYITTATQYDGSLSGARLTEAVSWGKIKEKAKYTTIDGDATIILPFMAAALDIV, from the coding sequence ATGGCAAAATCTAACGGTGATTTAGGGAAGAAGGCCCTCCTGGCGGAGGGCGTGAAGGACATACGGCTCAAGAAGGGCATGCGGGTGTCGGAGCTCATCGCTGCAATGGAGAAAATGGGAGGCTTCTCTGGCCAGCACATGATCGACGGCATACACATACTTGATGCGATGCTGAAAGATAAAGACTCGTACAACTTCCTTTCGTTCCCGGCCGACATAGTCTCAACAGGCCTCAGGGGCGTGCTTGCCGGCATGGTGAAACATTTCGACGCCATAATCACGACTTGCGGCACACTCGATCATGACATAGCCAGGGCGTTCGGGGGTAAGTACAGCGTAGGAACATTCAATGTCGACGACACGAAGCTGCACTCAATGGGGATATACAGGCTTGGAAATGTATTCATAGAGAACAAGGAATACGGCAAGATGCTAGAGGACTCGTTCAGGAAGGTAATGGACGACATATATGCGTCAAAGGACTATAAGGGCGAGTACAGCCCCAGCGAGCTGATAAACGAGTTCGGGAAGCGCATCACGGATGAGCACTCTATACTGCGCCAGGCCTACCTGCACAATGTCAAGATCTTCAATCCTGGCATAGTGGATGGCGCTTTCGGCACCCAGCTCGCGATTTTTGCGCAGGACCACGACTTCAAGCTGAATGTGATAAAGGACGAGCTGGAGCTGAGCAACATATCGTTCGACAACAAGGTTACTGGCGCGCTGATGATGGGAGGCGGCATAAGCAAGCACCATGTCATATGGTGGAACCAGTTCAAGGGCGGCCTCGACTATGCTGTCTACATAACCACTGCAACACAGTACGACGGCTCGCTATCGGGAGCCAGGCTGACAGAGGCCGTGTCGTGGGGCAAGATAAAGGAGAAGGCCAAGTATACCACGATAGACGGCGACGCCACTATAATACTGCCATTCATGGCTGCCGCACTTGACATCGTCTGA